One window of Streptomyces sp. NBC_00273 genomic DNA carries:
- a CDS encoding DUF4097 family beta strand repeat-containing protein encodes MTSYTTSARTARTAIAALGAGLLLAGCSFSGGAFADDAYKTATADATVTEAVKAVKVTGARSGSIDVTPGTGPGVTVHRTVHYRGDTVPPTGQKVTGGVLTFSNGCSGNCYIDYRLEVPATATVELESSSGAIAVTGVAGAEVEADSGTVTADRIGGPLKVRTSSGEITATGLTGPSAEIRSSSGNARLDFTKAPSSVLVETTSGEVTLKVPQAPYRIKVSTDSGDRDVTLPDDASASSRISVETSSGDIHISAV; translated from the coding sequence ATGACCTCTTACACCACGTCCGCCCGTACGGCCCGCACCGCGATCGCCGCCCTCGGCGCCGGCCTCCTCCTGGCCGGCTGCTCCTTCTCGGGCGGCGCCTTCGCGGACGACGCCTACAAGACGGCGACCGCCGATGCCACGGTCACCGAGGCGGTCAAGGCGGTGAAGGTGACGGGGGCCCGGTCCGGCTCGATCGACGTCACCCCCGGGACCGGCCCCGGAGTCACGGTCCACCGCACCGTCCACTACCGGGGGGACACCGTTCCGCCGACCGGCCAGAAGGTCACCGGAGGCGTCCTGACGTTCAGCAACGGCTGCTCCGGGAACTGCTACATCGACTACCGGCTGGAGGTACCGGCCACGGCCACGGTCGAGCTGGAGAGCTCCAGCGGCGCCATCGCGGTGACGGGGGTCGCGGGGGCCGAGGTGGAGGCCGACTCCGGGACGGTCACGGCCGACCGGATCGGCGGCCCCCTGAAGGTCCGAACCTCCTCGGGCGAGATCACCGCCACCGGCCTGACCGGCCCGAGCGCCGAGATCCGCTCGTCCTCGGGCAACGCCCGCCTGGACTTCACGAAGGCCCCGTCGTCGGTGCTCGTCGAGACCACCTCGGGCGAAGTCACCCTGAAGGTCCCGCAGGCCCCGTACCGGATCAAGGTCTCCACCGACTCCGGCGACCGCGACGTCACCCTCCCTGACGACGCCTCCGCCTCCTCCCGCATCTCGGTGGAGACCTCCTCGGGCGACATCCACATCTCCGCGGTCTGA
- a CDS encoding sulfurtransferase, which translates to MTQPQDAASEARPAIRPEEGPEEESEARPEVPIGPLPGPLVGVDWLAGRLGAPGLVLFDASVGAHRAAPHRIPGARPFDLDGPLSDHTAPAPHTMPGAPEFTEAMRALGVEDSDTVVVYDGAGVYSSARAWWMLRAMGFDRAAVLDGGLPAWTAAGLPTSATGPAYQGPRGSFTARPRAGLLVDGATVARALSDPAAVVLDARTRERFAGTAPEPRPGLRAGHMPGAVNLPFAELQDPSGLMRPVGELRAVFRALTGDRDRLHLSCGSGVTACVLALGADLAGYEEIAVYDGSWSEWGMPGTPGTPSEFPVTTGP; encoded by the coding sequence ATGACCCAGCCCCAGGACGCCGCGTCCGAAGCACGGCCCGCAATACGGCCCGAAGAAGGGCCCGAAGAAGAGTCCGAGGCGCGGCCCGAAGTGCCCATCGGGCCCCTTCCCGGACCGCTCGTCGGGGTCGACTGGCTCGCCGGGCGGCTGGGTGCGCCCGGCCTGGTCCTCTTCGACGCCTCGGTCGGCGCCCACCGCGCCGCGCCCCACCGGATCCCGGGCGCCCGCCCCTTCGACCTCGACGGGCCCCTGTCCGACCACACCGCCCCCGCCCCGCACACCATGCCCGGGGCCCCGGAGTTCACCGAGGCGATGCGCGCCCTCGGCGTCGAGGACTCCGACACCGTCGTCGTCTACGACGGCGCCGGCGTCTACTCCAGCGCCCGCGCCTGGTGGATGCTGCGCGCCATGGGCTTCGACCGGGCCGCCGTCCTCGACGGGGGACTGCCCGCCTGGACCGCCGCCGGCCTGCCGACCTCGGCCACCGGCCCGGCGTACCAGGGCCCGCGCGGCTCCTTCACCGCCCGGCCCCGGGCCGGGCTCCTGGTCGACGGCGCCACCGTCGCGCGGGCCCTGTCCGACCCGGCCGCGGTCGTCCTCGACGCCCGCACGCGGGAACGCTTCGCCGGCACCGCCCCCGAACCCCGCCCGGGCCTGCGCGCCGGCCACATGCCGGGCGCGGTCAACCTGCCGTTCGCCGAACTCCAGGACCCGAGCGGGCTGATGCGACCGGTCGGGGAACTGCGCGCGGTCTTCCGGGCGCTGACGGGGGATCGGGACCGGCTCCACCTCAGTTGCGGCTCCGGGGTGACCGCCTGCGTACTGGCCCTCGGCGCCGACCTCGCCGGGTACGAGGAGATCGCGGTGTACGACGGCTCCTGGAGCGAGTGGGGCATGCCCGGCACGCCCGGTACGCCCTCGGAATTCCCGGTGACCACCGGCCCGTAG
- a CDS encoding glycosyltransferase family 39 protein, whose translation MRHPSRPHAEADISRIAPWRLLPPLLAVLLGLWGLERGGSMWRDESVTWQVAHRPLGGIVELLGRVDAVHGLHYALVHGVFQVWEGGLWALRLPSVAATALAAAGAAAVAHRLAGERAALLAGCAYAVLPPVQMYAQEGRSYALVAAAVVWATYLMLRERWPAYTVVLLIGCWLHEFAALALLAHAFTAWRSRGWRRSAAVLVVLLLPLAVVSARQAEQQLGWLGRPSWQDWVAYGVVGAAALLLARGAPPDLVRVALPLVLLPPGVLMVISLFNPWYVDRYVIYALAGLALLAGVRLARARGWWPWVLAGALLVPFGIWSVWLRTPESRKDDVLAVAAAVRERARPGDAVLFTPSRRREWLLSSPELYGELRDVALDRTPAASHSLQGTELPPDRIRAALLASPRVIVLLDPAGQPLDPYPREAVKRQELAARFDLCSMTGVRGARVAVYARPGGCG comes from the coding sequence TTGCGACACCCGTCCCGACCGCACGCGGAGGCCGACATCAGCCGGATCGCCCCCTGGCGCCTGCTCCCGCCGCTGCTGGCCGTGCTCCTCGGCCTGTGGGGCCTGGAGCGGGGCGGCAGCATGTGGCGCGACGAGTCCGTGACCTGGCAGGTGGCCCACCGGCCGCTCGGCGGGATCGTGGAGCTGCTGGGCCGGGTCGACGCCGTCCACGGCCTGCACTACGCACTCGTGCACGGGGTGTTCCAGGTGTGGGAGGGCGGCCTGTGGGCGCTGCGGCTGCCCTCCGTCGCCGCCACCGCCCTCGCGGCCGCCGGGGCGGCCGCCGTCGCCCACCGGCTCGCGGGGGAGCGGGCCGCGCTGCTCGCGGGCTGCGCGTACGCCGTACTGCCCCCCGTACAGATGTACGCCCAGGAGGGGCGCTCGTACGCCCTGGTCGCGGCCGCCGTGGTGTGGGCGACGTACCTGATGCTGCGCGAGCGGTGGCCGGCGTACACGGTGGTGCTGCTGATCGGCTGCTGGCTGCACGAGTTCGCCGCGCTCGCCCTGCTCGCCCACGCCTTCACCGCGTGGCGCTCGCGCGGCTGGCGCCGGAGCGCCGCAGTCCTGGTGGTCCTGCTGCTGCCGCTGGCCGTGGTGAGCGCCCGGCAGGCCGAACAGCAGCTCGGCTGGCTCGGGCGGCCGAGCTGGCAGGACTGGGTGGCGTACGGGGTGGTGGGCGCCGCGGCCCTGCTGCTCGCCCGGGGCGCTCCGCCCGACCTCGTACGGGTGGCGCTTCCGCTCGTCCTGTTGCCGCCCGGGGTGCTGATGGTGATCTCCCTGTTCAACCCCTGGTACGTCGACCGGTACGTGATCTACGCGCTGGCCGGGCTCGCCCTGCTGGCCGGGGTCCGGCTCGCGCGGGCCCGTGGGTGGTGGCCGTGGGTGCTGGCGGGCGCGCTCCTGGTGCCGTTCGGCATCTGGTCGGTGTGGCTGCGCACGCCGGAGAGCCGCAAGGACGACGTGCTCGCGGTGGCCGCCGCGGTCCGGGAGCGGGCCCGGCCGGGGGACGCGGTGCTGTTCACGCCCTCGCGCAGGCGCGAATGGCTGCTGTCCTCGCCCGAGCTCTACGGAGAACTGCGCGACGTGGCCCTGGACCGCACCCCGGCGGCCTCGCACAGCCTCCAGGGCACCGAGCTGCCCCCGGACCGGATCCGTGCGGCGCTGCTGGCCTCGCCCCGGGTGATCGTGCTGCTGGACCCGGCCGGTCAGCCGCTGGACCCGTACCCGCGGGAGGCGGTCAAGCGGCAGGAGCTGGCCGCCCGCTTCGACCTGTGCTCGATGACCGGGGTGCGCGGCGCCCGGGTGGCGGTCTACGCCCGGCCGGGCGGCTGCGGCTGA
- a CDS encoding TetR/AcrR family transcriptional regulator → MAQDTGRTGRAERTAPKGPKASKGSARGTYAVGDARRQKILDTAVEHFAQWGFNASSLARIAADCGITQGGLLHHFRGKEDLLLSVLAQSEQHDVERLFSAPAESVAAHFATVVELAADNERRPGIVRMFNTLVGESGNPEHPAHAYFTQRYARVLGYTVELLEAGVARGELRPDTDCEAVGRETLAVMDGLQIQWVLAPGSVDMPARLRGFLDRLLRDISAAPRVDPA, encoded by the coding sequence ATGGCACAGGACACGGGGCGGACGGGGCGCGCGGAGCGGACGGCCCCGAAGGGGCCGAAGGCCTCGAAGGGCTCGGCCCGGGGGACCTACGCGGTGGGCGACGCCCGGCGGCAGAAGATCCTCGACACCGCCGTCGAGCACTTCGCGCAGTGGGGCTTCAACGCCTCCTCGCTGGCCCGGATCGCCGCCGACTGCGGGATCACCCAGGGCGGACTGCTGCACCACTTCCGCGGCAAGGAGGACCTGCTGCTCTCGGTCCTGGCCCAGAGCGAGCAGCACGACGTCGAGCGGCTGTTCAGCGCGCCCGCCGAGTCGGTCGCCGCCCACTTCGCCACCGTCGTGGAGCTCGCCGCCGACAACGAGCGGCGGCCCGGCATCGTCCGGATGTTCAACACCCTGGTCGGCGAATCCGGCAACCCGGAGCACCCGGCACACGCGTACTTCACCCAGCGCTACGCCCGGGTGCTCGGCTACACCGTCGAACTGCTGGAGGCGGGCGTCGCACGCGGCGAACTGCGCCCGGACACCGACTGCGAGGCCGTCGGCCGCGAGACCCTCGCGGTCATGGACGGCCTGCAGATCCAGTGGGTGCTGGCGCCCGGGAGCGTGGACATGCCGGCCCGGCTGCGCGGATTCCTGGACCGGCTGCTGCGGGACATCTCGGCCGCGCCCCGGGTCGACCCGGCGTAG
- a CDS encoding glycoside hydrolase family 3 protein yields the protein MNATPDYQDAALPVGRRVEDLLSRMTLEEKAGQLFHSMLMMNADGTPVTETDGSMLPFTTPELVEDRFLTHFNLLGTYGPREMARWQNAVQEMAAATRLGIPVTLSTDPRHTFTDNIGASFNSGAFSAWPEALGLAAIGDPELVHRFADTVRREYLAVGFRVALHPQIDLASEPRWARQSGTFGSDARLTGELVAAYVRGLQGPALGPGSVSAMVKHFPGGGPQKDGEDPHFAHGKEQVYPGGMREHHLEPFRAAIAAGCAQMMPYYGQPIGTDWEEVGFGFNKGVVTGLLREELGFEGIVCADWGLLNDATIFGQVHPARAWGLEHLSVAERAARGLEAGCDQFGGEQCPEVIVELVRSGRIAESRIDDSVRRLLREKFTLGLFEDPYVDPDAAAEIVGRSDFTALGAAAQRRSLTVLTNRDGLLPLATGPKLYVRNVDAAVAAGYGEVVDDPAGADLAVLRLRTPYEPRENVFESYFHSGSLAFPELELTQILALLDQVPTLVCINLERAAVIPEIAERAAALIADYGACDAALLDVAFGRATPEGRLPFELPRSMKAVEASRPDVPNDTLDPVFPHGHGLTL from the coding sequence ATGAACGCGACGCCCGATTACCAAGACGCTGCGCTGCCCGTGGGCCGCCGCGTGGAGGACCTGCTCTCCCGGATGACCCTGGAGGAGAAGGCCGGTCAGCTCTTCCACTCGATGCTGATGATGAACGCGGACGGCACCCCGGTCACCGAGACCGACGGCTCGATGCTCCCCTTCACCACGCCCGAGCTGGTCGAGGACCGCTTCCTCACCCACTTCAACCTGCTCGGCACCTACGGGCCCCGCGAGATGGCCCGGTGGCAGAACGCCGTCCAGGAGATGGCCGCGGCCACCCGCCTCGGCATCCCGGTCACCCTCTCCACCGACCCGCGCCACACCTTCACCGACAACATCGGCGCGTCCTTCAACTCCGGCGCCTTCTCGGCCTGGCCGGAGGCCCTGGGCCTGGCCGCCATCGGCGACCCCGAGCTCGTCCACCGGTTCGCCGACACCGTCCGCCGCGAGTACCTCGCCGTCGGCTTCCGCGTCGCCCTGCACCCGCAGATCGACCTGGCCAGCGAGCCCCGCTGGGCCCGCCAGTCCGGCACGTTCGGCTCCGACGCCCGACTGACGGGCGAGCTCGTGGCGGCGTACGTACGCGGCCTGCAGGGCCCGGCCCTCGGGCCCGGGTCGGTGTCCGCGATGGTCAAGCACTTCCCCGGCGGCGGCCCCCAGAAGGACGGCGAGGACCCGCACTTCGCGCACGGCAAGGAGCAGGTCTATCCGGGCGGCATGCGCGAGCACCACCTGGAGCCGTTCCGGGCGGCGATCGCCGCCGGGTGCGCGCAGATGATGCCGTACTACGGCCAGCCGATCGGCACGGACTGGGAGGAGGTCGGCTTCGGCTTCAACAAGGGCGTGGTCACCGGTCTGCTCCGCGAGGAGCTCGGCTTCGAGGGCATCGTCTGCGCCGACTGGGGGCTGCTCAACGACGCGACGATCTTCGGGCAGGTGCACCCGGCGCGCGCCTGGGGCCTGGAGCACCTGAGCGTGGCCGAGCGGGCGGCGCGCGGCCTGGAGGCCGGCTGCGACCAGTTCGGCGGCGAGCAGTGCCCCGAGGTGATCGTGGAGCTGGTCCGCTCGGGCCGCATCGCGGAGTCCCGGATCGACGACTCGGTGCGCCGCCTGCTGCGGGAGAAGTTCACGCTCGGCCTGTTCGAGGACCCGTACGTGGATCCGGACGCGGCGGCCGAGATCGTCGGCCGGTCCGACTTCACGGCCCTGGGGGCCGCGGCCCAGCGCCGCTCCCTCACCGTCCTGACCAACCGGGACGGCCTGCTCCCGCTCGCCACCGGGCCGAAGCTGTACGTGCGGAACGTGGACGCGGCCGTCGCCGCCGGATACGGCGAGGTCGTCGACGACCCGGCCGGGGCGGATCTCGCCGTGCTGCGGCTGCGGACCCCGTACGAGCCCCGCGAGAACGTCTTCGAGTCCTACTTCCACTCGGGTTCGCTGGCCTTCCCCGAGCTCGAGCTGACCCAGATCCTGGCCCTCCTTGACCAGGTCCCGACCCTGGTCTGCATCAACCTGGAGCGGGCCGCCGTCATCCCGGAGATCGCCGAGCGCGCGGCGGCCCTGATCGCCGACTACGGGGCCTGCGACGCGGCCCTGCTGGACGTGGCCTTCGGCCGGGCCACCCCCGAGGGCCGCCTGCCCTTCGAGCTCCCGCGCTCGATGAAGGCCGTCGAGGCCTCCCGTCCCGATGTGCCGAACGACACTCTCGACCCGGTCTTCCCGCACGGCCACGGGCTGACCCTCTAG
- a CDS encoding response regulator transcription factor: MEQTHTTHQSAAATPGAQRRVLVVEDDHTIAEAIAARLRAEGFQVQTAGDGPSAVAAAESWLPELLVLDIMLPGFDGLEVCRRVQAQRPVPVLMLTARDDETDLLVGLGVGADDYMTKPFSMRELAARVHVLLRRVERATMAAHTPRGATLRLGDLEIDHAQRRVRVHAEDVHLTPTEFDLLVCLAGTPRAVLSREQLLAEVWDWADASGTRTVDSHIKALRRKIGAERIRTVHGVGYALETPAQA, translated from the coding sequence ATGGAACAGACACACACCACCCATCAGAGCGCCGCGGCGACACCAGGCGCCCAACGGCGTGTGCTGGTCGTCGAGGACGACCACACCATCGCCGAGGCCATCGCGGCCCGTCTGCGCGCGGAGGGCTTCCAGGTGCAGACCGCGGGCGACGGCCCCTCGGCGGTCGCGGCGGCCGAGAGCTGGCTGCCCGAGCTACTGGTCCTCGACATCATGCTGCCCGGCTTCGACGGCCTGGAGGTCTGCCGCCGGGTCCAGGCCCAGCGGCCCGTGCCGGTCCTCATGCTCACCGCGCGCGACGACGAGACCGACCTGCTGGTCGGGCTCGGGGTCGGGGCGGACGACTACATGACCAAGCCGTTCTCGATGCGCGAGCTGGCCGCCCGGGTCCACGTCCTGCTGCGGCGCGTGGAGCGGGCCACCATGGCCGCGCACACCCCGCGCGGGGCCACCCTGCGCCTGGGAGACCTGGAGATCGACCACGCGCAGCGCCGGGTCCGGGTGCACGCCGAGGACGTGCACCTGACCCCCACCGAGTTCGACCTGCTGGTGTGCCTGGCCGGGACCCCGCGGGCGGTGCTCTCCCGGGAGCAGCTGCTGGCCGAGGTCTGGGACTGGGCCGACGCGTCCGGGACCCGTACCGTCGACAGCCACATCAAGGCCCTGCGCCGCAAGATCGGCGCGGAGCGGATCCGCACGGTCCACGGCGTCGGGTACGCCCTGGAGACCCCGGCCCAGGCATGA
- a CDS encoding HAMP domain-containing sensor histidine kinase: MSGPPNRLRQRQRPPVGLRPFSPFSIKTKLGTLVVVSVFITTGLLLVALRTDTELRFITVFSVIASMLITQFVAHSLTAPLDDMTTVARAISHGDFTRRVRGAGRRDELGDLASTINLMADDLEAVDRHRKELVANVSHELRTPIAALRAVLENVVDGVSAADPETMRTMLKQTERLGGLVETLLDLSRVDNGVVPLRARRFEVWPYLSGVLKESRLAAAGRPGLLSGSGGHSRNDVHLHLDVFPPELWAHADAERLHQVVANLIDNAVKHSPPHGRVTVRARTGDAPGSLVLEVRDEGPGIPEAERHRVFERFNRGSARGGDGGTGLGLAIARWAVELHGGRIGVAESSRGCRILVTLPGSS; this comes from the coding sequence ATGAGCGGCCCGCCGAACCGGCTGCGGCAACGGCAACGGCCTCCGGTGGGGCTGCGGCCCTTCTCGCCCTTCTCGATCAAGACCAAGCTGGGCACGCTCGTCGTGGTCTCGGTCTTCATCACGACGGGCCTGCTGCTGGTGGCCCTGCGGACCGACACCGAGCTGCGGTTCATCACGGTCTTCTCGGTGATCGCCTCGATGCTGATCACCCAGTTCGTGGCGCACAGCCTGACGGCGCCGCTGGACGACATGACGACGGTGGCCCGGGCGATATCCCACGGCGACTTCACCCGGCGCGTACGCGGGGCGGGGCGCCGCGACGAGCTGGGCGACCTGGCCTCCACCATCAATCTGATGGCGGACGACCTGGAGGCCGTGGACCGGCACCGCAAGGAGCTCGTCGCCAATGTCTCCCACGAGCTGCGCACGCCCATCGCGGCGCTGCGGGCCGTGCTGGAGAACGTGGTGGACGGGGTCTCGGCCGCCGATCCGGAGACCATGCGCACGATGCTGAAGCAGACCGAGCGGCTCGGCGGGCTCGTGGAGACCCTGCTGGACCTGTCCCGGGTGGACAACGGCGTGGTCCCGCTGCGCGCCCGCCGCTTCGAGGTGTGGCCGTACCTGTCGGGCGTGCTGAAGGAATCGCGGCTGGCGGCCGCCGGCCGACCGGGGCTCCTCTCCGGTTCGGGCGGGCACAGCCGCAACGACGTGCACCTGCACCTGGACGTCTTCCCGCCCGAGCTGTGGGCGCACGCGGACGCCGAACGGCTTCACCAGGTGGTCGCAAATCTGATCGACAACGCGGTCAAGCACAGCCCTCCGCACGGCCGGGTCACGGTCCGCGCCCGGACCGGCGACGCGCCCGGGAGCCTGGTGCTGGAGGTGCGGGACGAGGGCCCGGGCATCCCCGAGGCGGAGCGCCACCGCGTCTTCGAGCGGTTCAACCGGGGCAGCGCGCGCGGTGGCGACGGCGGCACCGGACTGGGCCTGGCGATCGCCCGCTGGGCCGTGGAGCTGCACGGAGGCCGGATCGGAGTGGCCGAATCGTCACGCGGCTGCCGCATCCTCGTCACGCTTCCGGGCAGCTCATAG